A stretch of the Ostrea edulis chromosome 9, xbOstEdul1.1, whole genome shotgun sequence genome encodes the following:
- the LOC125660432 gene encoding uncharacterized protein LOC125660432 — MDSIFKSAVNVKFCEIEDCEFPLKCFCHDCCMGLCFRCSKIHFKRRNSHRIVLYRERAKIRSKACGSHMCLLKGPCNEVCCFTCRKVICDSSIEDHEFHYTMTTSEQLVYFERMINYLRLVRSKIRDITKLNKEFPVNYGRSKQLKWKMKHAFLTTARYNLPHLTDIKRRGEEYIRLCRQMQDSFSLGQTLSKNVPNATFITAPNINVISIANPAGRPKKNFGPLLICNIRIFTKPFSGVKLFGSSDISVWVHEKNARVLSRHDICGSCRSKYILDMVPEFVTLARDHIVYVDNSKNTVYKLSSKGTQKLVQESANCTQKLMTESANCTQKLTPESANCTQKLVTESGIITAISSSSNDSLLVCTCNMATGRGEIRKYDISDGKLLQILASSSEFPFSFYDLLNVFSVTENIDGSVWFLALLDRSEVRRIVKVSRCFTDRNDSFAVAQVLDNLRTICPMEITHNSRGDILILDDNKKEVHIVNKIGNLMWSWPFRGNIESICVDPSDKLWVADSDGDIKAFGCYRLCKPVSRQGVKNVLKKYSKNRFWGVSHAKSLASSVTFSKHLKKHHNEISCEICSFSYMYPSLLATLPESGSTNLKPN, encoded by the coding sequence TTTTTGTCATGATTGTTGTATGGGCCTGTGTTTCAGGTGTTCTAAGATTCATTTTAAACGCAGAAATTCTCACAGGATTGTTTTGTACAGAGAGAGAGCAAAAATCAGGAGTAAAGCTTGTGGAAGTCATATGTGTCTCCTAAAGGGACCGTGTAATGAAGTTTGCTGTTTCACTTGTAGAAAAGTAATTTGTGATAGTAGTATTGAAGATCACGAGTTTCATTATACCATGACAACATCGGAACaacttgtatattttgaaagaatgaTCAACTATTTGAGGCTCGTTCGTTCAAagatcagggacattacaaaATTGAACAAGGAGTTTCCTGTTAATTATGGAAGATCCAAACAATTGAAGTGGAAAATGAAACATGCTTTCCTAACTACAGCAAGATATAACTTACCTCACCTAACTGACATCAAGCGTAGAGGAGAAGAGTACATTCGTCTATGTAGACAAATGCAGGATTCTTTTAGCCTTGGACAAACTTTGTCCAAAAACGTCCCGAATGCAACATTCATAACAGCACCAAATATTAATGTCATTTCGATTGCTAACCCAGCTGGCCGCCCCAAAAAGAATTTCGGACCTCTTTTGATATGCAATATCCGGATTTTCACCAAACCATTTTCAGGTGTAAAACTCTTTGGCAGCAGTGACATCAGCGTTTGGGTACACGAAAAGAACGCTAGAGTTTTAAGCCGCCATGACATCTGTGGGAGTTGTCGCAGTAAATACATTTTAGATATGGTTCCAGAATTCGTCACCTTAGCTCGAGATCATATAGTATACGTAGATAACTCCAAAAATACAGTATACAAACTTTCTTCTAAAGGTACACAAAAACTGGTGCAGGAGTCTGCTAATTGTACACAAAAACTGATGACGGAGTCTGCTAATTGTACACAAAAACTGACGCCGGAGTCTGCTAATTGTACACAAAAACTGGTGACGGAATCTGGTATCATCACGGCTATTTCGTCTTCCTCAAACGACTCTTTGCTGGTCTGTACCTGTAACATGGCCACAGGTAGAGGAGAAATTCGCAAATATGATATCAGTGACGGGAAATTATTGCAGATCCTGGCAAGTAGTAGCGAATTTCCATTTTCCTTTTACGATCTGTTAAATGTGTTTTCCGTCACTGAAAATATTGACGGTAGTGTGTGGTTCTTAGCGCTGCTTGATAGGTCAGAGGTCAGGAGAATCGTCAAAGTCAGTAGATGTTTCACTGATCGCAATGATTCATTCGCGGTGGCCCAAGTTCTTGACAACTTGCGGACCATTTGTCCAATGGAGATAACACACAACAGCAGAGGTGACATTTTGATCTTAGACGACAATAAAAAAGAGGTCCATATCGTGAACAAAATTGGGAATCTGATGTGGTCTTGGCCTTTTAGAGGGAATATTGAAAGTATTTGTGTTGATCCCTCAGACAAATTATGGGTAGCCGATTCTGACGGCGATATTAAAGCTTTTGGATGTTATAGATTGTGTAAACCAGTTTCTCGGCAAGGAGTCAAAAATGTTCTAAAGAAATACTCAAAGAATCGTTTCTGGGGTGTGAGTCATGCGAAATCGTTAGCTTCTAGTGTAACGTTTAGCAAACATTTGAAAAAGCACCACAACGAAATATCCTGTGAAATCTGTTCATTTTCATATATGTACCCATCGTTGCTAGCCACGCTTCCTGAGTCCGGAAGTACCAACCTCAAACCGAATTGA